GTTTAAACTTTCTGAGCCCATCTCTGTCCAAAGAATTAATGTATTCGCAACGTTCGAGAAGTGTTTCTACAGAGGAGTTGCTTACAGTATTGCCTGTAATAAGTAAGTAGCAATCATCCCGTTCGTCTATAATAAGGGTGCCTACCGATTCGTTGCCAATAAACGTGTTTTGTTCCTCTGAGTAAACAATTACATTTTGAGCTAACTCTATAAATATTGCTAATAGCTTGTAGTGGACTTTGGTTTTTTTAAAGGTGCGTTGAATATAACCCTTAATTTTGGCAATTAATTCATGCGTAATAGGCCCCTTGTAGGTAATAATAGGTGCCTGTACCTGAAAGTCAGTATGATACATAAAAGAATTAGCCATGCAAATATCAATGGTCGCCAACATTAGTATAACTAGTTTGAATAGTTTTTCTGCATATTCATCAGCTTGAGCTACGTAAATTGAACATACATGAAAAAATATGAATATATAAAGTTAAAGCTACGCTTTTTGGTTTTTAAGCATAATCACTTCCATAAAAGTAACCTAGTGGTAGATATTGAAGGGTTTTATCAAAAATTATGCGAAATTCAGACCATCATTTTGTTTTTAAAGTGAAGTGTCTGGTGTTTTATTAAGCGTTTTTTAGTAGATATAGTACAGGTAGTATAATCACAATGATAGTTTGAGATATATAGGTAAAATATTGTTTTTTGATAAAAAGATGATTGAAAATTTTGCTTCAATGTCTTTTTTGAAATTAAGTAACCTTGTCCTTGGCTGGCTACTCTATCCTTATATTATACGTTTGATAGGTACCGACAACTTTGGTTTACTCATTTTTGCTCAAAGTCTGATGCTCTACCTGGTGGTATTTACCAACTACGGTTTTTCATTGTCTGCCCCGCGTGAAATAGCCCGTTTATACAAAACCAAACCTAAAGAGTGTATTCAAAAAGTAAGTGATTTTTTTTATACACAAATCTTTTTGGGGTTAGTATCTTTTTTTTTATTGTTTCTATTAGTGCAAGCGATCCCGTTTTTGGGTAATAATAGCCGACTGATTTATGGTAGTTTTGCCATTGTATTAGGGCAAATTTTATTACCTGTATGGTTTTTTCAAGGGATTGAGAAAATGCCCTACCTTGTTTATTTTAATTTATTCGCCAAAATCCTTTTGATTGTAGGGATTGTATTGTTTGTACACCAAAAGTCAGACTATATTTTCATCAATTTGTTTTGGGGTTTGGGTAGCATGATTGCTGGCTTGGGTGCGTGGGGAGTAATGATTGTTCGTTTTAAAGTTCGTTTCTATAAGCCTTCTTATCAATCTATTTGTCATATATTGCGACAAGACTTCCACTTGTTTGTGGCAAACATTACCAACATTATTACCTTTAATTCTACGGTGATTATTATGGGTTTGTTTGCTACGAATGAAACTTTAGGTTTATATAGTATTGCCGATCGTATATTTATGATTGCACGGCAAGCAGTAGTTGTGATTCATCAAAGTATTTACCCTAGAGTAGCACAACTTGCCAACGAGTCGTTATGGGAGTTGAAACATTTTTTTAAAAGATTTTTGCAGTTAATATTGGTCTTTGTGGTGCCAGCCACAGGCATACTTTATTTTTTTGCCCCTGAAGTAGTGTATCTTTTTGCTGGTAAAGTATTGCCTGAGGTATCATTTTTTGTGCAAATATTGAGCTTTACTCCACTGCTGGCAGTGGCTAATTTGCCTGCTTGCCAGGTTTTATTAGTCACGAACAAAGAGTTTACATATACTGTTTTGTCAATGATAGGGGCCGTTTTTCATATTATATTAAGTTTGATATTGATTTATAACTTTGCTGGATATGGGGCAGTTTTGGGGTTGTTTTGTACTGAATTGTTTTTGTGGCTTATATTTAATTTTAAGCTCTATCAATTAAACAGCAAATTAGACTGACTTTTATTTATGCAGTGGTTGTAGGGGAGAGGGTTGCTCAAACAACTCTATACTATTATAACACATCAATTAGTGTTGTTTTGGGTAAACCTCAAGCAATTAAACTTAAATTAAAGAGTGATTTGACGATATAAACACTTGTATTTTTACTTATAAGAAATATTTATGGCAAATATATTATATAATTGAATTTATCGTATTTATATTTGCACTCAGTAGAGTATTTGTAGCTGTTTCTATGAATATGCCACAAAATACTTTATCTTTAAGAACAATATATTTGAAACGAACTTACATACGTAATTATATTTTAACTTTGAATATCATAGTGAAAAGCATATTATGTGTTTTTCCTCTAACCACATACAAAGACATAATACAACTGCCCAAATAGACTTGGTAGCAATCTTGTTACCCTATTTCAGAATATGTATTATCTACAAAAAGCTTATCTGAATATCATTTTAGGTGATGTTAGGCTGGACCTGATTTCATCCTTTAAAGTTTTTCCAAATCTCTAAAACCTTACTCTATAGATATACACCTCTACTGTTAATTAATATTCGGAACACAGGTAATCATTAAAAACCAATTGTATCCATCGCTAAGTAATTTGTTCAAAGTAAGCGTCCAGGTTTTAGAAAAAATTTCGAAGTTAGACAAGGCAAAGAAGTTTTAAGCTAAACCAGATAGCTATTGCTAAGGTTTACCGAAGCCCCATCCATGGGTAGACATGTTACTAAAAGCATTGATGGTATTGAAGAAAATTTTAGTCTTTAGCCATCAATTAATGGGTATAAATAGGCTCGATATGATTACTAGAGCAGTTGGCTATAAAAATCATTTGTAGAGAACTGTTTTGTAAAATTAAACATTGTGATAATGCTGCATAAATCTGCCACATTATTTGTATGGGCATTGGTTATGATCACTCAGGCTTATGGTCAGGTTCAAAGGCAAAACTTTACCACTCTCATTGGGCAAAATACTTCACAAAGAGCAGTAAGAAGCGCAGTACCCTTTCTCACTATAGCACCTGATGCGCGAAGTACAGGAATGGGAGAAGTAGGGGTGGCTACCAAGTCAGATGTAAATGACATATATTGGAACCCTGCCAAACTAGCTTTTATCGACAACAAAGCCTCGTTTTCATTTGCTCAAACCCCTTGGTTACAGGTGATGACAGAAGGACTTTATCTCTATCATCTGACGGGTAACTATAAGATTTCTTCGAATCAAAGCATGGGCATTGCAGTACGTTATTTTGATTTAGGAGATTTAGATTTTGTAAACGCCTCCGGACAAATCAGTCAGCAAGTCTCTCCCCGTGAATTTGCCGTTACCTTTGCCTACTCCCGCAAATTATCCAATCATTTTAGTGCGGCGGTTAGTGGTCGCTTTATCCACTCTAATGTTACTGCCGATGTATTGAGTGCCACTCAACTCCAAAACCAGGCAGGAGCCACTGGATCAGGAGATATTTCTGTCTTTTATAAAAATGAAGGAAATTTTGGCACCGTTCCAGTAGATTGGGCAGTAGGTGCGCATATTTCTAACATAGGACCTAAAATTTCATATAATGATAAAGCAATAAGAGGAGTAATACCAACCAACTTTCGGTTAGGCACTTCTGTTGGCTTGCATTTAGACGCTCTTCAGTTATTGACAGTTGGAGTAGATTTCAATAAGTTGTTGGTACCTTCTCCTCCGGTAGTTACCCCAGAAGGTGTAATTATTAAAGGAAGCACTCAAGATAAACCTGTGATTAGAGGCATTGTCGAATCTTTTGCTGATGCTCCAGAAGGCTGGCGCGAAGAATTGCAGGAAATTACTTGGGCAGTAGGGCTAGAGTATTGGTATGACAATACAGTGGCTGCTCGTTTGGGTTACTTTTCTGAAAACCCCACCAAAGGTGATCGTCGCTTTTTTACTTTAGGCATGGGGGTAAAGTATAAAGCTGTACAGGTAGATGTTTCTTATGTTTTAACTGCGCAGCACCAACACCCATTGTCAGATACTTTTAGAATTGGAATGATTGTGAATTTTGGTGAACCTGAAGTCACCATTGATGAGAGTGATGATTAAAAAAAGCAGATATATATCTTATTATAAAGAAAGCCCTTACTGTTAACAGCAAGGGCTTTCTTTATAGGGTTTTCAAATAAGAAAACAATTGTTTTGGTTGAATGGTGTATGGGTTGTTGTACTTTTTATGAAGCACCAATTTGTGTTGTTTGTCAACAATAAATAGTTGCATAGATGGAGTTTCGTTGTCAATTTTTATACCTGCCTTTTTAAAAAAACGATTGTTTGCATACATCCCTTGTTGGCTTTTCAAAGATGCATGGGTAGCCACCTTTTGTTGGTGCTCTGCCACAAAAAAAACTGTTTTTATTTTCTTACCTTTAAATATTTTGGTTAAAACATGTTGGTATTGGCGTGCATCATCATTTATAAAAGCAATGGCTGTATACTGATCTTTTGCATTGTTTGGCAGTTGGCTGACAAATTGTTGTTTTACCTTTTGTTGCTTGCTTGGCGTATGTGCCGAAGAAATAAAGTATACAGTAGGAGCTACAATTAGGTAAATGACAAATAATATTTTTGTTTTTTTGTTCATGTGTTTAGTTGTGGTGTAGTTAAATTTGCACTTTTTTATTAAAAACACCCTTAGTACGTTCTGAAGAGTATTTTATTATATGATAAATCAAAGAAGGCCCTCATGTGTTCTTAGTCCGTATGTCTTAACGATAACTTTGTCGTAAAGTTCTTGTTTTTTTAATAAAAAAGTTTAAGGAAATGTGGGATGCAAGTTTCACTATAAAAAAGTAATACTTAGAAGAGGCAAAAAATGATAGAGGAGTGATATAACTGGCAGAAGGAGTAGTACAGTGTAGATTAGGTATAAAACGAAAGTAGTTTTCAAGCTATTCCTTCGTTTACCAACAAAGTCAGTTGTGAAGCAAAACTATGTGCGATTTCTCTTAAACTAGCCCCTGTTTTGCTTTTAGAACTTTCATTTTCGATAAAAGCTGATGAATGATTATTTAAAAAATAATCTCTAATGCCCCAACCAAGTTGTACTACGAAAAATGTTAACATTTCTAACGGAATGTCTGACCTAACATTGCCTTTTTGTTGTTGATCATGCAAGATTGCCCGATAATGGTTACAAGCTTGTTTCTTTAATAATTGGGGGAGGTTGCCTAGCTCGTGGTGAGGATGTTCGCGGTGTACACAATACAAAAAACGACTCAATACTGGGAAATCAACCTCAAACCGCGCTGTGCTTGTGTAGATTTGTAATAAAACTTCAGATAATTCATCTTCATTGGACTGTTGCAGTAAGCGATCAATGGTTTGATATTTCTTCGTAATGGCGTACTCGACCAAAAACAAGTACAAGTCTTTTTTGTTTTCGAAGTACTTGTAAAGAGTACCTTTGGCTATTCCAATTTGTTGGCTGATGTACTTGACCGAAACGTTCTCATAGCTCTGGTTTGAAAATTCTTCGATAGAAGTTTCAATGAAGTGATTTTGCTTCGCAAAGGGTAGTTTCCAAAATGCTGTTTTTGGCATAGCTACTAAATAAATTTAAGAACATGTGAAATAATAAAACTCCTATTTTTTATACGAGGTATACTTAGTGGAGTTAGGCTTATGTCATATATTTGTTAAATTCGTAATATTAGCCAGGCCTTAGTTATTGTTGTTGATATATCAGTTTAGACAAAATATTATTTAGTCAAAGAGAACTTCACCAAAAATACTTTTGTTACTTCTTTGTCTCTTAATTCAGGGTTTAAGAAGGGAAGCGTGATCATAGATACTGGAAATTTCTTAAGTTTTTTGATCACTGTTGTCTTCTGCCGTAGGTTTTTAATTTCTGCCAAACCTTTCTCGTTAGTGTAAATCCAGCATGTACCTTCTTTTGCCAAATCTAATAAATCTTTTGAGTTTACTAAATCTTTTGTAAACCCCGAACGGTAAAAGTCAAGCGAACCAAAGTGCAAATCTTGCCCAAATACATAAAAACGGTTGAGTTTGATTTCTCTTGTTTGTGCCACATATTTAGATATAACTGAGCCTGTTTGATACTCAAATAGGTTACGGTATACATGGGCATTCATTAAAAAGTTAACTCCCATGATAGTCATCAGTGAGGGCATAATAAGAGCTTGAAATGCATTTTTTCGGGTAATAAGAAAGTACACACTAACAGCCAGGGCTGCAATAGCTACTCCCCATGTGAGTATATTTTGCAAAGGAAAAGCCCAGGTTGAAAGAATGATAGCCAGTGCCCAAAGGATAATGATAGTAAAAATCTGTAGCCCCATATTTACCCGCATCCATTTACTCCTATAGGCTGGCTCATACAATACCTTATGTAAATAACGAGCTTGTATAATAGCGGCCAGTGGAAATACAACAAAGGTGTAGTGAGGTAACTGATATGAGGATAGTGACAAAGCTAGAAACGGTAAAACAAACCCCCCAGTAGTAATCCCTTCTGGCAATTGTTTATGCTTATTATTATTCGATATTTTGAATTTTTGTCGGAATAATTGGCGAATATTTTGAAAAAGCGCAGGTACAAAGATCAATACCCAAGGTAGAAAACTCCATAAAAAATTTTGAGCTAAAAAGTATATAGGAGGGTTTTGTGCATCATTGGAAGCAAAAGTGTTTTCGCCAGTAAGCCTACCAAAGCTTTGTTTCCAGAAATAAAAGTAGAGTCCAGAACTTTTGTCTGGATGGTTTGCATAAGCAGGGTTAGCGTCAAACTGCATATATAAACCAATGCTCATAGGAAGTAACATCAATGCCACAATAACGAGTCCTACCAACCATTGCCAACGAAAAAAGCTTGCCCAGCTACGTTTGAGAATAAAGTGCACCGAAAAGGCCAGCACAGGTACCATCAACCCTATGGGACCTTTGGCAAGCATAGCTATACCAATGCCTACAAAGCCGAGAATAAGATTGAGCCATTTTTTATACTCATTAAACTCTGCAATTTGCCAGATAGCAAATATAGTAGCTGCAGTGAGCATAGTATCAGTGCGTATGTCATGATTCATCAGAAACATTGCCTGACAAGAGGCCAGCACCAGTGCCGCCAGGTAGCCTATTCTGGTATTGTAATAAAGCTTACCTAAGCGATAAGTAGCATAAAACCCTATAAAAGAAGCTATAATGGGGACAATTCGGAATACAAAGTTTGATACTCCAAATAACTTAAAGAACAAAGCGGAAACCCAAAACAATAAAGGGGGCTTGTCAAGGTAGTCTTGCGAGCGCTCTTTTACCTGCAGGTATTCGCCAGTTTCCATCATTTCCTTTGACATAGCAGCATATTGAGAGGCGTCAATATCCATTACATCTAAAAAAGCACCAGCAATATATACGATGCCAATGCCTACAAAAGGTAAATAATTTATATACTTCTTTATCATTTATTCTTTTCGTCTCTTTGTTGTGTAGCAGCGTGCGCCAAATACATTTTTTTTGATATAAGTAGTACCAATACCTGTAACATAAGTTTACAGGTACTGATCACATTATATATACACTGACTAATGAGCGCGCTTTTGTAACAATATCAATCGGTAAGTTTTAAACTTCTTAAAATTTGCCTCGTTACGTTCGCCTTTAAAATGTTTTTCCCTAGTTCCTGCTAGTTTTTTCTTAAACTTCCAGTTTACAAAACGATGTATTCTTGGGAAACGATCCTGGAATAAATCCATTCCTAGTTCAAACGAAGGACGAATAGCTTCCATCGTAAAAGTATTTACTACAGTCATTGTAGGAGCAATTTTGTCAGTAATGTCCTCATCTTTGATTATATCAAATGGGTGCTTGGCTAAAATTTCTTTGTATTGGTCTAGCCAGTGTCCTCCCCCCAATGGGCGATGGTTGTGCTCCTGATACCTGAAAAAATCACAAATTAAAATATGTCCGCCTTCTTTGAGGTACTGTGCTGACTTCTCAAAGTTGGTTTGCATGTCAATATACTGAAAGCTTTCGCTGAAAAGGACCAAGTCATATTTTTTATCAATTTTTACATCCTCGTAGCGTCCATGAAAAACTTCTGCTTTGTCGCTTAGTAACTCTTTAATCCGGGCTGTCAAACGTTTGGAGGGTGATACACAATCTACCTGATAGCCTTTCTTTATTAGTTGCTCTGCTACTTTGCCTGTACCACTGCCTACGTCTAAAATTGTTTTTACTCCTTCGGGAATGTGACTAAACAAATGATTGGTATAGTTGATTTGAGCAGCACGCAAGTTTTTTACTTCGGGCTCGAGCCCATTTTCCCAAAACCCATAGTGAAGGTATTCTGTATCTAAGAAAAACTTGAGAAAAATCATACCTATGTCCAAGCCTACTTCCTGTGAGTCAAGTTTTTTTTGTCTTTTTTTGAATAAACCCATGATATGTTGTGAGTAAAATATAATTGTTTAGAGTGTCTAATTTTAAAGCGTAATATTATTTTCTTGAAAAGATGTTATATTTAAGGATACAGTAAATTGCTCTGAAACCATCTTTCCAGTTAATTTTTTTGCCTTCAGCATAAGTCCGCCCATAATAAGAAATACCTACTTCGTAAATTCTCACGTTTTTTATTCTGGATACTTTGGCCGTTACTTCAGGCTCAAACC
This is a stretch of genomic DNA from Microscilla marina ATCC 23134. It encodes these proteins:
- a CDS encoding SiaB family protein kinase codes for the protein MANSFMYHTDFQVQAPIITYKGPITHELIAKIKGYIQRTFKKTKVHYKLLAIFIELAQNVIVYSEEQNTFIGNESVGTLIIDERDDCYLLITGNTVSNSSVETLLERCEYINSLDRDGLRKFKRDLRKKDKDQKNKRAGIGLVQMALLSGHGLQVIAERINDEFTYLGFCVKVMK
- a CDS encoding oligosaccharide flippase family protein: MIENFASMSFLKLSNLVLGWLLYPYIIRLIGTDNFGLLIFAQSLMLYLVVFTNYGFSLSAPREIARLYKTKPKECIQKVSDFFYTQIFLGLVSFFLLFLLVQAIPFLGNNSRLIYGSFAIVLGQILLPVWFFQGIEKMPYLVYFNLFAKILLIVGIVLFVHQKSDYIFINLFWGLGSMIAGLGAWGVMIVRFKVRFYKPSYQSICHILRQDFHLFVANITNIITFNSTVIIMGLFATNETLGLYSIADRIFMIARQAVVVIHQSIYPRVAQLANESLWELKHFFKRFLQLILVFVVPATGILYFFAPEVVYLFAGKVLPEVSFFVQILSFTPLLAVANLPACQVLLVTNKEFTYTVLSMIGAVFHIILSLILIYNFAGYGAVLGLFCTELFLWLIFNFKLYQLNSKLD
- the porV gene encoding type IX secretion system outer membrane channel protein PorV yields the protein MLHKSATLFVWALVMITQAYGQVQRQNFTTLIGQNTSQRAVRSAVPFLTIAPDARSTGMGEVGVATKSDVNDIYWNPAKLAFIDNKASFSFAQTPWLQVMTEGLYLYHLTGNYKISSNQSMGIAVRYFDLGDLDFVNASGQISQQVSPREFAVTFAYSRKLSNHFSAAVSGRFIHSNVTADVLSATQLQNQAGATGSGDISVFYKNEGNFGTVPVDWAVGAHISNIGPKISYNDKAIRGVIPTNFRLGTSVGLHLDALQLLTVGVDFNKLLVPSPPVVTPEGVIIKGSTQDKPVIRGIVESFADAPEGWREELQEITWAVGLEYWYDNTVAARLGYFSENPTKGDRRFFTLGMGVKYKAVQVDVSYVLTAQHQHPLSDTFRIGMIVNFGEPEVTIDESDD
- a CDS encoding TetR/AcrR family transcriptional regulator encodes the protein MPKTAFWKLPFAKQNHFIETSIEEFSNQSYENVSVKYISQQIGIAKGTLYKYFENKKDLYLFLVEYAITKKYQTIDRLLQQSNEDELSEVLLQIYTSTARFEVDFPVLSRFLYCVHREHPHHELGNLPQLLKKQACNHYRAILHDQQQKGNVRSDIPLEMLTFFVVQLGWGIRDYFLNNHSSAFIENESSKSKTGASLREIAHSFASQLTLLVNEGIA
- a CDS encoding glycosyltransferase family 39 protein, with the protein product MIKKYINYLPFVGIGIVYIAGAFLDVMDIDASQYAAMSKEMMETGEYLQVKERSQDYLDKPPLLFWVSALFFKLFGVSNFVFRIVPIIASFIGFYATYRLGKLYYNTRIGYLAALVLASCQAMFLMNHDIRTDTMLTAATIFAIWQIAEFNEYKKWLNLILGFVGIGIAMLAKGPIGLMVPVLAFSVHFILKRSWASFFRWQWLVGLVIVALMLLPMSIGLYMQFDANPAYANHPDKSSGLYFYFWKQSFGRLTGENTFASNDAQNPPIYFLAQNFLWSFLPWVLIFVPALFQNIRQLFRQKFKISNNNKHKQLPEGITTGGFVLPFLALSLSSYQLPHYTFVVFPLAAIIQARYLHKVLYEPAYRSKWMRVNMGLQIFTIIILWALAIILSTWAFPLQNILTWGVAIAALAVSVYFLITRKNAFQALIMPSLMTIMGVNFLMNAHVYRNLFEYQTGSVISKYVAQTREIKLNRFYVFGQDLHFGSLDFYRSGFTKDLVNSKDLLDLAKEGTCWIYTNEKGLAEIKNLRQKTTVIKKLKKFPVSMITLPFLNPELRDKEVTKVFLVKFSLTK
- a CDS encoding SAM-dependent methyltransferase, giving the protein MGLFKKRQKKLDSQEVGLDIGMIFLKFFLDTEYLHYGFWENGLEPEVKNLRAAQINYTNHLFSHIPEGVKTILDVGSGTGKVAEQLIKKGYQVDCVSPSKRLTARIKELLSDKAEVFHGRYEDVKIDKKYDLVLFSESFQYIDMQTNFEKSAQYLKEGGHILICDFFRYQEHNHRPLGGGHWLDQYKEILAKHPFDIIKDEDITDKIAPTMTVVNTFTMEAIRPSFELGMDLFQDRFPRIHRFVNWKFKKKLAGTREKHFKGERNEANFKKFKTYRLILLQKRAH